One genomic region from Quercus robur chromosome 4, dhQueRobu3.1, whole genome shotgun sequence encodes:
- the LOC126722451 gene encoding uncharacterized protein LOC126722451 isoform X1, which produces MIRRCRPPLVSFRCKRPLLRPTKLPRPVVENAPFVLPINIRCNTCSQYIYQGTHLAVYKEEVLDERYLDFECCLICLKCTNCSAKIWIRSDPENRDYFVESGATKKRQAAVSKKPNYQVAVSKKRKREAEEGGDALKSLENTTLGSKIEIAALDEMKSMESQHAAVSADAMLEDLPAKAAKKILALWGAAKYVENRTLDSKREIAALDEMKSLESQHATVSADATLEDWPAKVAKRILALWDASNITLDSTTDGLKYVENTTLDSKRESCAG; this is translated from the exons ATGATCCGCAGATGTAGACCGCCGCTTGTATCTTTTAGATGCAAGAGACCGTTACTGAGGCCCACTAAGCTGCCAAGACCAGTGGTGGAAAATGCCCCCTTCGTGCTCCCTATCAACATTCGCTGCAACACCTGCTCCCAATATATTTACCAGGGCACCCATCTCGCTGTCTACAAGGAGGAGGTTCTTGATGAG AGGTATCTAGACTTTGAATGCTGCTTGATATGCCTCAAATGTACAAATTGCTCTGCTAAGATTTGGATTAGGTCAGACCCAGAAAACAGAGACTATTTTGTTGAGTCTGGCGCTACCAAAAAGCGTCAG GCTGCAGTGTCGAAAAAACCGAATTACCAGGTTGCAGTGTCCAAAAAACGGAAAAGGGAAGCTGAAGAGGGTGGAGATGCACTGAAATCTTTAGAGAACACAACCTTGGGTTCTAAAATAGAGATTGCTGCGCTGGATGAGATGAAATCCATGGAG TCCCAACATGCAGCTGTGAGTGCAGATGCTATGCTTGAGGACTTGCCAGCCAAAGCTGCCAAGAAG ATTTTAGCGTTGTGGGGTGCAGCAAAATATGTAGAGAACAGAACCTTGGATTCTAAAAGAGAGATTGCTGCGCTGGACGAGATGAAATCCCTGGAG TCCCAACATGCAACTGTGAGTGCAGATGCTACACTCGAGGACTGGCCGGCCAAAGTTGCCAAGAGG ATTTTAGCGTTGTGGGATGCATCGAAC
- the LOC126722451 gene encoding uncharacterized protein LOC126722451 isoform X2 produces MIRRCRPPLVSFRCKRPLLRPTKLPRPVVENAPFVLPINIRCNTCSQYIYQGTHLAVYKEEVLDERYLDFECCLICLKCTNCSAKIWIRSDPENRDYFVESGATKKRQAAVSKKPNYQVAVSKKRKREAEEGGDALKSLENTTLGSKIEIAALDEMKSMESQHAAVSADAMLEDLPAKAAKKILALWGAAKYVENRTLDSKREIAALDEMKSLESQHATVSADSTLEE; encoded by the exons ATGATCCGCAGATGTAGACCGCCGCTTGTATCTTTTAGATGCAAGAGACCGTTACTGAGGCCCACTAAGCTGCCAAGACCAGTGGTGGAAAATGCCCCCTTCGTGCTCCCTATCAACATTCGCTGCAACACCTGCTCCCAATATATTTACCAGGGCACCCATCTCGCTGTCTACAAGGAGGAGGTTCTTGATGAG AGGTATCTAGACTTTGAATGCTGCTTGATATGCCTCAAATGTACAAATTGCTCTGCTAAGATTTGGATTAGGTCAGACCCAGAAAACAGAGACTATTTTGTTGAGTCTGGCGCTACCAAAAAGCGTCAG GCTGCAGTGTCGAAAAAACCGAATTACCAGGTTGCAGTGTCCAAAAAACGGAAAAGGGAAGCTGAAGAGGGTGGAGATGCACTGAAATCTTTAGAGAACACAACCTTGGGTTCTAAAATAGAGATTGCTGCGCTGGATGAGATGAAATCCATGGAG TCCCAACATGCAGCTGTGAGTGCAGATGCTATGCTTGAGGACTTGCCAGCCAAAGCTGCCAAGAAG ATTTTAGCGTTGTGGGGTGCAGCAAAATATGTAGAGAACAGAACCTTGGATTCTAAAAGAGAGATTGCTGCGCTGGACGAGATGAAATCCCTGGAG